A portion of the Malania oleifera isolate guangnan ecotype guangnan chromosome 3, ASM2987363v1, whole genome shotgun sequence genome contains these proteins:
- the LOC131151589 gene encoding phospholipase D alpha 1-like isoform X1 — protein sequence MEPIMLHGTLYATIYGIDRLHTGGCCGFNTHGKIAGPRLYATIDLQKARVGRTRMIENEPSNPQWNESFRIYCAHLVSDVVFTIKDDKPVGAFLIGRAYVPVAKIINEHEVDDWVDILDEKFNPIHGGSKIHVRLQFISVSQDKNWSRGISSPEFEGVPHTFFMQRRGCNVSLYQDAHIPSDSIPKVFLSGDKYHVNHRCWEDIFDAINDAKYLIYIAGWSVYTKITLIRDEQRPRSNGNIMLGGLLKKKANEGVKVLVLIWDDLSSIELLKKDGLMATHDQETADYFRNSKVHCVLCPRNPDDGRSVIQGVEISTMFTHHQKIVVVDSEIANGGLEKRRIVTFIGGIDLCDGRYDTQEHSLFRTLKTIHYHDFHQPNFANSSIRKGGPREPWHDIHCRLEGPIAWDVLYNFEQRWKKQVGDETLIPLNELYKFIIRPSPVVLLDNQETWNVQLFRSIDGGAAFGFPHEPEHATELGLFSGKDNVIDRSIQDAYINAIRRAKNFIYIENQYFLGSSFSWKSNDIKVEDIGALHLIPKELSLKIVSKIKARERFVVYIVIPMWPEGIPESASVQAILDWQRRTMEMMYYDITLALQNEGLDENPRDYLTFFCLGNRETIRDEEYRAPMAPEPGTNYSRAQQARRFMIYVHSKMMIVDDEYIIIGSANINQRSMDGARDSEIAMGGYQPHHLPTSQDQSIMGQIYGFRMALWWEHLRVLDNIFIRAETLECVQKVNKMAEENWNLYASETFDDDLPGHLLRYPIEVGKDGRIIPFSGIEFFPDTNACVLGTISEEIPSILTT from the exons ATGGAACCAATTATGCTGCATGGGACGCTTTATGCAACAATATATGGGATCGACAGGCTGCATACTGGCGGCTGCTGCGGTTTTAATACCCACGGCAAG ATTGCTGGTCCTAGACTCTATGCAACAATCGATCTACAGAAAGCTAGAGTTGGGCGTACCAGAATGATAGAAAATGAACCCTCCAACCCCCAATGGAATGAGTCCTTTCGCATCTACTGTGCCCATTTGGTTTCTGATGTTGTATTCACCATCAAAGATGATAAACCTGTAGGAGCATTCCTCATCGGAAGAGCTTATGTACCTGTTGCAAAGATCATAAATGAGCACGAGGTAGACGATTGGGTTGATATTTTGGATGAAAAGTTTAATCCGATACATGGAGGCTCTAAGATCCATGTTAGGCTACAATTTATTAGTGTTAGCCAAGATAAGAATTGGTCTCGAGGAATTTCTAGTCCTGAATTTGAAGGTGTTCCTCACACATTTTTCATGCAAAGGCGAGGTTGCAATGTTTCTCTTTACCAAGATGCCCATATTCCAAGTGATTCTATACCTAAGGTCTTTCTTTCTGGAGACAAGTACCATGTGAATCATAGATGCTGGGAGGATATCTTTGATGCAATCAATGATGCAAAATACTTGATTTACATAGCAGGGTGGAGTGTGTATACTAAAATCACCTTGATTAGGGATGAACAAAGACCAAGGTCGAATGGAAATATTATGTTGGGTGGGTTGTTGAAGAAGAAGGCAAATGAAGGAGTAAAAGTTCTTGTTCTTATTTGGGATGATTTATCTTCAATTGAACTATTAAAGAAGGATGGTTTGATGGCAACCCATGACCAAGAAACGGCAGACTACTTTCGAAATTCAAAGGTGCACTGCGTTTTATGCCCTCGTAATCCCGATGACGGAAGAAGCGTAATTCAAGGGGTAGAGATTTCTACTATGTTCACACACCATCAAAAGATAGTAGTAGTTGATAGTGAAATTGCCAATGGGGGACTAGAAAAGAGGAGGATAGTGACTTTTATTGGAGGCATTGATCTTTGTGATGGGAGGTATGATACGCAAGAGCATTCCTTGTTCAGAACATTAAAAACAATTCATTATCATGATTTCCATCAACCCAACTTTGCCAACTCTTCGATTAGAAAAGGTGGTCCAAGGGAGCCTTGGCATGACATTCACTGTCGACTAGAGGGGCCTATTGCTTGGGATGTTTTGTACAATTTCGAGCAAAGATGGAAGAAGCAAGTAGGGGATGAGACACTTATTCCACTCAATGAACTATATAAATTCATTATTCGTCCTTCACCAGTTGTATTATTAGATAACCAAGAAACATGGAATGTTCAATTATTTCGATCCATCGATGGAGGGGCAGCTTTTGGCTTTCCCCATGAGCCCGAGCATGCGACTGAACTAGGACTATTTAGTGGCAAGGACAATGTCATCGATCGAAGTATTCAAGATGCTTATATCAATGCCATTCGAAGGGCAAAGAATTTCATTTACATTGAAAATCAATATTTCCTTGGTAGCTCCTTTAGTTGGAAATCAAATGATATCAAGGTGGAAGACATTGGTGCCTTACATCTTATACCAAAAGAACTCTCACTCAAGATTGTTAGTAAGATTAAGGCAAGGGAAAGATTTGTAGTTTACATTGTCATTCCAATGTGGCCGGAAGGTATTCCTGAGAGTGCTTCTGTTCAAGCTATACTTGATTGGCAGCGGAGGACAATGGagatgatgtattatgatatcacTCTCGCACTTCAAAACGAAGGACTCGATGAAAATCCTAGGGACTATTTGACATTTTTTTGTCTTGGGAATCGAGAAACAATTAGAGATGAAGAATATCGAGCACCAATGGCACCAGAACCTGGCACTAACTATAGTAGAGCTCAGCAAGCCCGACGcttcatgatttatgttcattcaaAGATGATGATAG ttGACGATGAATACATAATCATTGGATCTGCAAATATCAACCAAAGGTCGATGGATGGTGCAAGAGATTCTGAGATAGCAATGGGAGGTTATCAACCACATCACTTACCAACTAGTCAGGATCAATCAATAATGGGTCAAATCTATGGTTTTCGAATGGCGTTGTGGTGGGAACACCTTAGAGTGTTGGACAACATCTTCATCCGTGCAGAGACTTTGGAATGTGTTCAGAAAGTAAACAAAATGGCAGAAGAGAATTGGAATCTCTATGCAAGCGAAACGTTTGATGATGACTTGCCTGGACACCTATTGCGTTACCCAATTGAAGTCGGCAAGGATGGAAGGATTATACCATTTTCAGGGATTGAGTTCTTCCCCGACACCAATGCTTGTGTCTTGGGCACCATATCTGAAGAGATTCCTTCCATTCTTACCACGTAA
- the LOC131151589 gene encoding phospholipase D alpha 1-like isoform X2 — protein MLCQCEIAGPRLYATIDLQKARVGRTRMIENEPSNPQWNESFRIYCAHLVSDVVFTIKDDKPVGAFLIGRAYVPVAKIINEHEVDDWVDILDEKFNPIHGGSKIHVRLQFISVSQDKNWSRGISSPEFEGVPHTFFMQRRGCNVSLYQDAHIPSDSIPKVFLSGDKYHVNHRCWEDIFDAINDAKYLIYIAGWSVYTKITLIRDEQRPRSNGNIMLGGLLKKKANEGVKVLVLIWDDLSSIELLKKDGLMATHDQETADYFRNSKVHCVLCPRNPDDGRSVIQGVEISTMFTHHQKIVVVDSEIANGGLEKRRIVTFIGGIDLCDGRYDTQEHSLFRTLKTIHYHDFHQPNFANSSIRKGGPREPWHDIHCRLEGPIAWDVLYNFEQRWKKQVGDETLIPLNELYKFIIRPSPVVLLDNQETWNVQLFRSIDGGAAFGFPHEPEHATELGLFSGKDNVIDRSIQDAYINAIRRAKNFIYIENQYFLGSSFSWKSNDIKVEDIGALHLIPKELSLKIVSKIKARERFVVYIVIPMWPEGIPESASVQAILDWQRRTMEMMYYDITLALQNEGLDENPRDYLTFFCLGNRETIRDEEYRAPMAPEPGTNYSRAQQARRFMIYVHSKMMIVDDEYIIIGSANINQRSMDGARDSEIAMGGYQPHHLPTSQDQSIMGQIYGFRMALWWEHLRVLDNIFIRAETLECVQKVNKMAEENWNLYASETFDDDLPGHLLRYPIEVGKDGRIIPFSGIEFFPDTNACVLGTISEEIPSILTT, from the exons ATGTTATGCCAATGCGAG ATTGCTGGTCCTAGACTCTATGCAACAATCGATCTACAGAAAGCTAGAGTTGGGCGTACCAGAATGATAGAAAATGAACCCTCCAACCCCCAATGGAATGAGTCCTTTCGCATCTACTGTGCCCATTTGGTTTCTGATGTTGTATTCACCATCAAAGATGATAAACCTGTAGGAGCATTCCTCATCGGAAGAGCTTATGTACCTGTTGCAAAGATCATAAATGAGCACGAGGTAGACGATTGGGTTGATATTTTGGATGAAAAGTTTAATCCGATACATGGAGGCTCTAAGATCCATGTTAGGCTACAATTTATTAGTGTTAGCCAAGATAAGAATTGGTCTCGAGGAATTTCTAGTCCTGAATTTGAAGGTGTTCCTCACACATTTTTCATGCAAAGGCGAGGTTGCAATGTTTCTCTTTACCAAGATGCCCATATTCCAAGTGATTCTATACCTAAGGTCTTTCTTTCTGGAGACAAGTACCATGTGAATCATAGATGCTGGGAGGATATCTTTGATGCAATCAATGATGCAAAATACTTGATTTACATAGCAGGGTGGAGTGTGTATACTAAAATCACCTTGATTAGGGATGAACAAAGACCAAGGTCGAATGGAAATATTATGTTGGGTGGGTTGTTGAAGAAGAAGGCAAATGAAGGAGTAAAAGTTCTTGTTCTTATTTGGGATGATTTATCTTCAATTGAACTATTAAAGAAGGATGGTTTGATGGCAACCCATGACCAAGAAACGGCAGACTACTTTCGAAATTCAAAGGTGCACTGCGTTTTATGCCCTCGTAATCCCGATGACGGAAGAAGCGTAATTCAAGGGGTAGAGATTTCTACTATGTTCACACACCATCAAAAGATAGTAGTAGTTGATAGTGAAATTGCCAATGGGGGACTAGAAAAGAGGAGGATAGTGACTTTTATTGGAGGCATTGATCTTTGTGATGGGAGGTATGATACGCAAGAGCATTCCTTGTTCAGAACATTAAAAACAATTCATTATCATGATTTCCATCAACCCAACTTTGCCAACTCTTCGATTAGAAAAGGTGGTCCAAGGGAGCCTTGGCATGACATTCACTGTCGACTAGAGGGGCCTATTGCTTGGGATGTTTTGTACAATTTCGAGCAAAGATGGAAGAAGCAAGTAGGGGATGAGACACTTATTCCACTCAATGAACTATATAAATTCATTATTCGTCCTTCACCAGTTGTATTATTAGATAACCAAGAAACATGGAATGTTCAATTATTTCGATCCATCGATGGAGGGGCAGCTTTTGGCTTTCCCCATGAGCCCGAGCATGCGACTGAACTAGGACTATTTAGTGGCAAGGACAATGTCATCGATCGAAGTATTCAAGATGCTTATATCAATGCCATTCGAAGGGCAAAGAATTTCATTTACATTGAAAATCAATATTTCCTTGGTAGCTCCTTTAGTTGGAAATCAAATGATATCAAGGTGGAAGACATTGGTGCCTTACATCTTATACCAAAAGAACTCTCACTCAAGATTGTTAGTAAGATTAAGGCAAGGGAAAGATTTGTAGTTTACATTGTCATTCCAATGTGGCCGGAAGGTATTCCTGAGAGTGCTTCTGTTCAAGCTATACTTGATTGGCAGCGGAGGACAATGGagatgatgtattatgatatcacTCTCGCACTTCAAAACGAAGGACTCGATGAAAATCCTAGGGACTATTTGACATTTTTTTGTCTTGGGAATCGAGAAACAATTAGAGATGAAGAATATCGAGCACCAATGGCACCAGAACCTGGCACTAACTATAGTAGAGCTCAGCAAGCCCGACGcttcatgatttatgttcattcaaAGATGATGATAG ttGACGATGAATACATAATCATTGGATCTGCAAATATCAACCAAAGGTCGATGGATGGTGCAAGAGATTCTGAGATAGCAATGGGAGGTTATCAACCACATCACTTACCAACTAGTCAGGATCAATCAATAATGGGTCAAATCTATGGTTTTCGAATGGCGTTGTGGTGGGAACACCTTAGAGTGTTGGACAACATCTTCATCCGTGCAGAGACTTTGGAATGTGTTCAGAAAGTAAACAAAATGGCAGAAGAGAATTGGAATCTCTATGCAAGCGAAACGTTTGATGATGACTTGCCTGGACACCTATTGCGTTACCCAATTGAAGTCGGCAAGGATGGAAGGATTATACCATTTTCAGGGATTGAGTTCTTCCCCGACACCAATGCTTGTGTCTTGGGCACCATATCTGAAGAGATTCCTTCCATTCTTACCACGTAA